Proteins encoded together in one Quercus lobata isolate SW786 chromosome 3, ValleyOak3.0 Primary Assembly, whole genome shotgun sequence window:
- the LOC115980292 gene encoding secreted RxLR effector protein 161-like, whose translation MAANTKLTNDPSGESIDVTLYRSMIGRLLYLTTSRPDIAFSVGVCSRFQFDPKVSHLNAVKRIIKYVGGTCDYGLFYSKESNLSLAGFSDSDWAGNADDRKSTTGGCFYVGVNLVAWMSKKQNSVSLSTVEAEYIAVGSCCSQLLWMKKVLTDYGISQDTMVVYCDNSSAIDISKNPI comes from the coding sequence ATGGCTGCCaatacaaaattaacaaatgatccGTCAGGTGAGTCTATTGATGTTACACTATATAGAAGTATGATTGGACGTCTTTTGTATTTGACTACTAGTCGGCCTGATATTGCctttagtgttggtgtttgttctagatttcaatTTGATCCTAAAGTTTCACACTTGAATGCTGTCAAAAGAATCATTAAATATGTTGGTGGAACTTGTGactatggattattttatagtaaagaaTCTAATCTGTCTCTCGCTGGTTTCTCTGATTCTGATTGGGCTGGTAATGCTGATGACAGAAAAAGCACCActggtgggtgtttttatgtaGGAGTTAATCTTGttgcttggatgagtaaaaagcaaaattctgtGTCTTTGTCAACTGTAGAAGCAGAATATATTGCTGTtggaagttgttgctcacagcttctttggatgaaaaaggttttaactGATTATGGGATATCCCAAGATACCATGGTTGTTTATTGTGATAACTCTAGTGCTATTGATATATCTAAGAACCCTATTTAA